In Clostridium sp. DL-VIII, the following proteins share a genomic window:
- a CDS encoding methionyl aminopeptidase, which translates to MILNRNDLCWCKSGLKYKNCHLEFDKKLSDLKRKGCIVPTKKLIKTKEQIEGIRKSAEINNGLLDLISENIKEGMTTEEIDKLAYDYTISKGGIPATLNYDGYPKSICVSINNVVCHGIPSKDVIIKSGDIVNVDATTILNGYYSDASRMFMIGEVNEEAERLVRVTKECLNKGLEAVKPWGFLGDIGAVIQEHAESNGYSVVREFGGHGVGLDIHEEPFVFHYGRRGTDMVLVPGMVFTIEPMINAGSHEIFIDKKDGWTVLTSDGSLSAQWEHTVLVTEEGIEVISK; encoded by the coding sequence ATGATATTAAACAGAAATGATTTATGTTGGTGTAAAAGTGGACTTAAATATAAAAATTGTCATTTAGAATTTGATAAAAAATTAAGTGACTTAAAAAGAAAAGGATGTATAGTACCAACGAAAAAGCTTATAAAAACAAAAGAGCAAATTGAAGGAATAAGAAAGAGTGCGGAAATTAATAATGGTCTTTTAGACTTAATTAGTGAGAACATTAAAGAAGGCATGACAACAGAGGAAATAGATAAATTAGCATATGATTATACAATATCAAAGGGTGGAATTCCAGCAACGCTTAATTATGATGGATACCCTAAAAGTATTTGTGTATCAATAAACAATGTAGTATGCCATGGAATACCAAGTAAAGATGTTATCATTAAAAGTGGGGATATTGTAAATGTAGATGCAACAACTATTCTTAACGGGTATTATTCAGATGCATCAAGGATGTTTATGATTGGAGAAGTAAATGAAGAAGCTGAAAGGTTAGTTAGAGTAACTAAAGAATGCCTTAATAAAGGATTGGAAGCAGTTAAACCTTGGGGATTTTTAGGAGATATTGGAGCAGTAATTCAGGAACATGCTGAAAGTAATGGGTATTCAGTAGTTAGAGAATTTGGAGGACATGGAGTTGGGTTAGATATTCATGAAGAACCATTTGTTTTTCATTATGGAAGAAGAGGAACAGATATGGTTTTAGTGCCTGGAATGGTATTTACAATTGAGCCAATGATAAATGCCGGAAGTCATGAAATATTTATAGATAAAAAAGATGGATGGACTGTATTGACTTCTGATGGTTCTCTTTCAGCACAATGGGAACATACAGTTCTTGTAACTGAAGAGGGGATAGAAGTTATTTCAAAATAA
- a CDS encoding flavodoxin family protein: protein MSKVVIFNGSPRKNGYTTKLLEQVAKGAKSKGAEIIEFDLNDSGIRGCQSCFYCRTHDGCAIKDYLQPMYKAITEADAIVFGSPIYYYQITGQAKNWLDRTFPMVGDDFAPRHPGKKVISVFTKGSPNPEMGAENIKVINSMFVAYGWELEDSIVCCGTTNFHSEKLERYDSNLEQFKELSLRAFKDGENLVR, encoded by the coding sequence ATGTCAAAGGTTGTTATTTTCAACGGTAGTCCAAGAAAAAATGGGTATACCACAAAATTGTTAGAACAAGTAGCAAAAGGAGCAAAATCTAAAGGTGCCGAAATAATTGAATTTGATTTAAATGATTCTGGAATTCGTGGTTGTCAAAGCTGCTTTTATTGCCGTACACATGATGGTTGTGCGATTAAAGATTATTTACAGCCAATGTATAAGGCCATTACTGAGGCAGATGCTATTGTATTTGGTTCTCCAATCTATTATTATCAGATTACAGGTCAAGCAAAAAATTGGCTAGATCGTACATTCCCAATGGTTGGAGATGATTTTGCACCGAGACATCCCGGCAAAAAGGTAATATCGGTATTTACTAAAGGTAGTCCAAATCCTGAAATGGGTGCAGAGAACATTAAAGTTATTAATAGTATGTTTGTAGCATATGGTTGGGAACTAGAAGATAGTATTGTTTGCTGTGGAACTACGAATTTTCATTCAGAAAAGCTTGAGAGGTATGATTCTAATTTAGAGCAGTTTAAGGAACTATCTTTGAGAGCATTTAAGGATGGAGAAAATCTAGTTAGGTAA
- a CDS encoding sialate O-acetylesterase, whose amino-acid sequence MIKSFLMVGQSNMAGRGFIHEVPPIYNERIQMLRNGRWQMMTEPINYDRPVSGISLAGSFSDAWCRQNGEDTIGLIPCAEGGSTLDEWAVDEVLFRHAITEAKFAMQSSELTGILWHQGESDSLNGNYKVYYKKLLLIIEAFRKELNAPDIPIIIGGLGDFLGKEGFGKSCTEYKLINEELQKFAFEQDNCYFVTASGLTSNPDGIHINAISQRKFGLRYFKAFSNRQHVLEPLINENELLNLDNARTHTKTEKIYMKSMDFALGKISYEEFVSQVMQTNND is encoded by the coding sequence ATGATTAAATCGTTTTTAATGGTAGGACAATCAAATATGGCTGGGCGCGGGTTTATTCATGAGGTGCCACCAATTTATAATGAGAGAATACAAATGCTTAGGAATGGTAGATGGCAGATGATGACGGAGCCCATTAATTATGACCGTCCTGTTTCAGGAATAAGTCTTGCTGGTTCATTTTCAGATGCATGGTGTCGTCAAAATGGAGAAGATACAATTGGTTTAATTCCTTGTGCTGAAGGTGGAAGTACACTAGATGAGTGGGCTGTAGATGAAGTGCTTTTTAGACATGCCATAACAGAAGCTAAATTTGCTATGCAAAGTAGTGAGCTCACAGGAATTTTATGGCACCAAGGAGAAAGTGATAGCCTTAATGGTAACTACAAAGTATATTATAAAAAATTACTTTTAATTATTGAGGCTTTTAGAAAAGAATTAAATGCTCCAGATATTCCAATTATCATTGGGGGATTAGGAGATTTTTTAGGCAAAGAAGGATTTGGAAAAAGTTGTACTGAATATAAATTAATTAATGAAGAGTTACAAAAATTTGCTTTTGAACAAGATAATTGTTACTTTGTCACAGCATCAGGTTTAACTTCTAATCCTGATGGTATTCATATTAATGCAATTTCTCAAAGAAAATTTGGTTTACGGTATTTTAAAGCCTTTTCTAATAGGCAGCATGTATTGGAGCCATTAATTAATGAAAATGAGCTGCTAAATTTAGATAATGCTAGAACACATACCAAAACAGAAAAGATATATATGAAAAGTATGGATTTTGCATTAGGAAAAATATCATATGAGGAATTTGTATCTCAAGTAATGCAAACTAACAATGATTAA
- a CDS encoding helix-turn-helix transcriptional regulator, producing MIPLLILGLLKQNPGSYGYELLALMEERHYKYIVSFTKGSFYYNLQQLEEKQYIKKINQSDTTRETNNYIITELGEKEFEKLMYKYGSKTDYINLSFYAAMLFANEYKSEDLIKLVEIQIEQTKKKISLLEQSLEHDDTLHTYFRKMMENSHSHHLVNVEWFEGLLKDIRNGN from the coding sequence TTGATACCATTACTAATTTTAGGGCTGTTAAAACAAAATCCAGGTTCTTACGGATATGAATTATTAGCCTTAATGGAAGAGAGGCACTATAAATATATAGTAAGTTTCACTAAAGGTTCATTCTACTACAATCTTCAACAATTAGAAGAAAAACAATATATTAAAAAAATTAACCAATCAGATACTACTAGAGAAACGAATAATTATATCATCACTGAACTAGGAGAGAAGGAATTTGAAAAATTAATGTATAAATATGGTTCTAAGACTGATTATATAAATCTATCCTTTTATGCAGCAATGTTATTTGCTAATGAATATAAAAGTGAGGATTTAATAAAACTAGTAGAAATACAAATTGAACAAACTAAAAAGAAAATTTCTTTATTAGAACAATCGCTTGAGCATGATGACACTCTTCATACTTATTTTAGGAAAATGATGGAAAATTCGCATTCTCATCATTTAGTAAATGTAGAGTGGTTTGAAGGACTGTTAAAAGATATAAGAAATGGAAATTGA
- a CDS encoding C39 family peptidase, protein MSFNIEILNFLKYVIITIFWIIVIDALIMSVPILQLKKRREIPLKFSINMKNRIDFQHGNKCAAFATAYVLRHFNINSDGNTLYQHFPCKVPGGVTPLGIRIVLRKHNLKTKYKKGSIYNLKEDLNNGAPVIVFIHPSPNSKGSHFVPVTGYDEDGFYMAESIEKLSNITNEKGICNRKVNYKDFKIMWNIKNIYMPLYSNTYIVVSPKKDKS, encoded by the coding sequence ATGAGTTTTAATATTGAAATTCTTAATTTCCTGAAATATGTTATTATAACAATATTTTGGATTATAGTAATTGATGCATTAATTATGTCTGTTCCGATACTACAGTTAAAAAAGAGGAGGGAAATTCCACTAAAGTTCAGCATTAATATGAAAAATAGGATTGATTTTCAACATGGAAATAAATGTGCTGCTTTTGCCACTGCATATGTTTTAAGACATTTTAACATTAATTCTGATGGCAATACATTGTATCAACATTTTCCCTGTAAAGTTCCAGGTGGTGTCACACCACTTGGAATTCGAATTGTTTTAAGAAAGCATAATTTAAAAACTAAATATAAAAAAGGTAGTATATATAATTTAAAAGAAGATTTAAATAATGGAGCGCCAGTAATTGTATTTATTCATCCAAGTCCTAATTCAAAAGGAAGTCATTTTGTTCCTGTAACAGGATATGATGAAGATGGATTTTATATGGCAGAATCTATTGAAAAATTAAGTAATATTACCAATGAAAAAGGGATATGTAACCGTAAAGTAAATTATAAGGATTTTAAAATAATGTGGAATATAAAGAATATATATATGCCACTATACAGTAACACTTATATTGTAGTTAGTCCTAAAAAAGATAAAAGTTAA
- a CDS encoding TetR/AcrR family transcriptional regulator: MKSINDTKQKLIDVTRQMIDVNGVDSVSMRDLGKEMNLSRSAVYVYFKNKDDLLAAIVTENFETLKNRLCKSIEEINNPRKLVYEVLYTFYDYGINNQEHCELMFRKQWPKDQYPNLHISAVEVFGLIYKSLEKAYKQKCTISKSPKQLTAMASAFIYGLVELNSTGHLEPEKGLDDPTGLINSFLDLIFL, encoded by the coding sequence ATGAAAAGCATTAATGATACAAAACAAAAGCTAATTGATGTTACAAGACAAATGATTGATGTTAATGGTGTTGATTCAGTCAGTATGCGTGATCTTGGAAAAGAAATGAATTTATCTAGAAGTGCGGTTTATGTATATTTTAAAAATAAAGACGATTTACTTGCAGCCATTGTGACTGAAAACTTTGAAACGCTAAAAAATCGCCTTTGCAAATCAATTGAAGAAATAAACAATCCTAGAAAGCTTGTTTATGAAGTTTTATATACTTTTTATGATTACGGGATAAATAATCAAGAGCATTGTGAATTAATGTTCCGCAAACAATGGCCCAAAGATCAATATCCTAACCTACACATTTCAGCCGTTGAAGTATTTGGACTCATCTATAAATCTTTAGAAAAAGCTTATAAGCAAAAATGCACTATCAGTAAATCTCCGAAACAATTGACAGCAATGGCATCTGCATTTATTTACGGTCTGGTTGAGCTTAATTCTACTGGACATTTAGAACCTGAGAAAGGATTAGATGATCCAACTGGTTTAATTAATTCATTTTTAGATTTAATTTTTCTATAA
- a CDS encoding SDR family NAD(P)-dependent oxidoreductase, whose translation MLTEMNLNKKTIIITGGNSGLGYACAKYIAKANKNNNVILACRNAAKAKEAVNSLIKETNNNNITSLELDLASLESVRNFVSKFSNSDYPPLYALVCNAGLIMVDKTHYTKDGFESTFGTNHLGHFLLANMLSEKIINSGRIVFVSSATHDPLRKTGIAEPVYENGRLLAYPKETSENKNMMLIGQRRYTTSKLCNIYCTYELAERIKKQTNKNITVNAFDPGQMPGTGFSRTFPPLMKFVCDYILPVTTLFRPNANTADKSGKALASLVINPELNEVTGKYFQGTKEIKSSELSYNKENRKDLWRTSVELTKLNKTETILNLD comes from the coding sequence ATGTTAACTGAAATGAATTTAAATAAAAAAACCATTATTATAACTGGGGGGAACTCAGGATTAGGTTATGCATGTGCTAAATACATTGCTAAAGCCAATAAAAATAATAATGTTATACTAGCTTGCCGTAATGCAGCTAAAGCAAAGGAAGCAGTAAATTCACTAATTAAGGAAACGAATAATAACAATATAACTTCTTTGGAACTTGACCTTGCATCTTTAGAATCTGTAAGAAATTTTGTAAGCAAATTTTCAAATTCAGATTATCCACCACTATATGCGCTAGTTTGCAATGCGGGATTAATCATGGTTGATAAAACTCATTATACTAAGGATGGCTTTGAAAGTACCTTTGGAACTAATCATCTTGGACATTTTCTATTAGCTAATATGCTATCAGAAAAAATTATCAATTCAGGTAGAATAGTTTTTGTTAGTAGCGCAACTCATGACCCATTACGAAAAACAGGGATAGCTGAGCCTGTATATGAGAATGGCAGATTATTAGCTTATCCTAAAGAAACCAGTGAAAATAAAAATATGATGTTAATCGGTCAACGTCGATACACTACTTCAAAATTATGTAATATATACTGCACTTATGAGTTAGCTGAAAGAATAAAAAAGCAAACTAATAAGAATATTACAGTAAATGCTTTTGATCCTGGACAGATGCCAGGTACAGGGTTTTCTCGAACTTTTCCTCCTTTAATGAAATTTGTTTGTGACTATATTCTCCCTGTTACTACTTTATTTCGACCAAATGCTAATACTGCTGACAAATCAGGTAAAGCATTAGCATCTTTAGTGATTAATCCTGAATTAAACGAAGTTACAGGTAAATATTTTCAAGGTACAAAGGAAATAAAATCTTCGGAGCTTTCCTATAACAAAGAAAATAGGAAGGATTTATGGAGGACAAGTGTTGAATTAACAAAACTAAACAAAACTGAAACAATCTTAAACTTAGACTAA
- a CDS encoding PHB depolymerase family esterase codes for MKRKVIKSFNMILACVTAISMFFITPSNVFAAEQTTSINLETSQEKPSSLKDATYLGVTDSDNDLISYRLQVTMKDSKITKANFYMCFDGCEYTSDTTAYLLNNQIMGMKNPVRRARYESMNNTFTDNALAAKSYNENLIGISNPSELPQPSTNKEVYAALQEAWKNIMENQLIVIEHRDEALGDNNNVLHDWNEYIPKYVQDHQNSKVPMVMVLHAAGNNIEQAEGLGFPYVGAKANFITVIPASTTPGFWSEPNSKSTSYNDEEFLLKLINAVEKHYSIDTQKIYMSGISLGATMTADMGLLHPEIFSGIDVVAGGPSLNADTVSSIQKRVSQNLTRLPITFGVGTDDGVNFLKADSNSKPQLRTEYESFFNTLKKMNNISLTTFDANYTFGSPLKNSQTLEKYGYKINTGEWYSNDNLQKTDYMMMCTVNEMWHSNPNPYYAEMSWNYLNKFSRKADGTLIQLPS; via the coding sequence ATGAAAAGAAAAGTTATTAAGTCATTTAATATGATCTTAGCATGTGTAACTGCTATTTCTATGTTCTTTATCACACCAAGCAATGTGTTTGCAGCGGAACAAACTACTTCAATTAATCTGGAAACCTCACAAGAAAAGCCATCATCTTTAAAAGATGCCACTTATTTAGGAGTTACCGATTCAGATAATGATCTTATTTCTTACAGGCTGCAGGTTACAATGAAAGACAGTAAAATAACTAAAGCAAATTTTTATATGTGCTTTGATGGGTGCGAATACACATCCGATACTACAGCCTACTTGTTAAACAACCAAATTATGGGCATGAAAAATCCTGTAAGAAGAGCAAGATATGAATCAATGAATAATACCTTTACTGATAATGCCTTAGCTGCAAAATCCTATAATGAAAATTTAATTGGTATTTCTAACCCTAGTGAATTACCTCAGCCTTCAACCAATAAAGAAGTATATGCCGCACTACAGGAAGCTTGGAAAAATATTATGGAAAATCAACTTATTGTTATTGAACATAGAGACGAAGCGCTAGGTGATAATAATAATGTTCTTCATGACTGGAACGAATATATTCCTAAATATGTACAAGATCATCAAAATTCAAAGGTACCTATGGTTATGGTGTTACACGCTGCAGGTAACAATATAGAACAAGCTGAAGGCTTAGGTTTTCCATATGTGGGAGCAAAGGCAAATTTTATAACTGTTATTCCAGCTTCAACTACACCTGGATTTTGGAGTGAACCAAATTCTAAATCAACTTCTTATAATGATGAAGAATTTCTACTTAAATTAATTAATGCTGTAGAAAAACATTATTCAATCGATACTCAAAAAATATATATGTCAGGAATATCACTTGGTGCAACAATGACTGCTGATATGGGCCTATTACATCCTGAAATTTTTTCGGGAATAGATGTAGTTGCAGGTGGGCCTTCATTAAACGCTGATACTGTTTCAAGCATTCAAAAAAGAGTGTCACAAAATTTGACACGTCTTCCGATAACATTTGGAGTTGGAACAGATGATGGTGTTAATTTCTTAAAGGCAGATAGTAATTCCAAACCTCAACTACGTACTGAATACGAGTCTTTTTTCAACACACTTAAGAAAATGAATAATATATCTTTAACAACTTTTGATGCTAATTATACATTCGGCTCTCCTCTTAAAAATAGCCAAACTCTTGAAAAGTACGGTTATAAAATTAATACTGGTGAATGGTATAGTAATGATAATTTACAAAAGACAGATTATATGATGATGTGTACAGTTAATGAAATGTGGCACAGTAATCCAAATCCATATTATGCTGAAATGTCATGGAACTATTTAAACAAATTCAGTAGAAAAGCTGATGGAACTTTAATTCAATTACCATCGTAA